A region of the Vigna unguiculata cultivar IT97K-499-35 chromosome 9, ASM411807v1, whole genome shotgun sequence genome:
ACTCGCGAATCCGGTGACGGATCCTCTGTAAACAAACTCTCCTCCAACGAAGGAAGAGGTATTATCAAAATTCGTAgcatcatttcattttttttttataaattctgATTCATTTGTCAGTTCAATCGCATGAACCTTATTACAGATCAGGATATTGGCGTCAAATCCAAAGGCAGATATAGAGAACCTTGAAGAGTTGCTACAGGAAGATAATTTTCTTCTTGAATATGGAGTTAGGTAACTGATTCCATAATTCGATTCTTCTAGAGTTTGTGACTTTTGAATCGGTAGTTTTGTTATTCCGATCTGATTCGttaatttgttgattttgaaTCCTGGAAAGGAGAACAAGGACGGTTTCCGGTGTTGATTTTGAAGTTGAAGGAAAGCGGTATACAGAGAAAAAGGCCTGCAGTTGTTTTTCTTCACAGTTCGTAGAGTGACAAAGAAGCGGTGCGTCCATTGCTTGAGGTTGCTATGGTACCACTACTACGTCTTCTCTGCTTCACTCAATCGGTTATTTTTTACTTGCATTTATTTGTACTGTTCTGGTGTGCgataatttgatttgattggaTTATAGTAACCGATTTTCTCAGGCGCATGCGTGGCGATGTTAGGTAGCAATTCGGGTTCATTGTCGTTACTATGGAAAACGTGCAACCAACACAACCATCTATCTCCATCCATGTAGTATTGCTATGCTATTTACTATTGAGTTTTTTTACCGCATAATGttatttatgaaaacaaaaatttcaaataagagaaaaaaaattccatTAATGATGTTTAGTTCATTTTcccaaaagaaaatatcaaccaagtcagataaataaaatataaaaaatttgaattatatgtCAATTCCACAtctaatttatttcatatcCCGTAATTTACTGGAAGGAGTGAAGGAGAGGAGAAACTGGGAACGAGAGAAAAAAATTGACTTACACTTTTTAGTTTTCTCACAGTCGATACTTTTACGTATTTCTAAACAATACTTTTCgtaacaaataaaatagtaagattctatttctctttttcCCTACTTTTAGATGAAACTCCTAGAagcattttctctttttcttaaatatgGACCCTATTCTTTTGTATCTATTAGCCACTTTCTACTTTTATTCATCTAATTTATCGGTAATGTGTAACTCAAACTTGATGGGATTGCAGttcagttttaattttttaactgcTCCCCAATAATTTACTCATTTACGCATTCAAAGTGACGGTAACAAGAAGTTAATTGAATTGTCTATAAAGCCCGGACACGTCGTTTCGTGTCCAACACGTATCAGACATCGACATGTACATACTTTTAGGACACATGTGTCAATAAAATGTCTAATTTGAAAGATAATTTTTTGTCTTTGACATAATTTTGACATGACTCcaacataatattaataatcacaaattcaatgatattttaaacaaTCCATAAACTTGTAAACTTATCACATAAttttctattatgattataaaaataaagaaaaaaaattatatgatcactattttttacttttttggaTATAAGATAGAtaggttaaatttatttttgtgttagttgacaatatattagttaaaaatttgaaactaatatatatatatatgctagGTCTCGTGTTCtgtgttttttcaatttagtcatatcTTCCTACCTATGTGTCCGAGTCTCTGTCTGTATTCAGACTTCATACATTGTAAGTTTCAGGGAAAGAGCCGACTTTGAGGAGTCATGCCTACACCGAACTTTTTAATCCTCTTCAACTTATACTACTTGAAAGATATGTATGTGTCTGCTTAtcaatgtattttcttttttataaatatattgaaaggATAAGGAGAATAAAGAACATGGGTTTAAACCTAAAGAAtgctaagaaaaaaaaaaaaaagtgaaagtgCAGAATTAAAAGTTACAGGAAGGAAAGAGAGAGGAAACCAAGGAACAATTTATGGagatataaaaaagtatatacaGTTGAAGTGTATTTTAGTAGTAAAAAATTGTAAACGAAGATTTTCTGGAACTTATTATTACAAGAGAGACAACTTGTTGTGCCTGATTTTTCAACATTTTTCAGTCATAAACATTATTGTTATGATTGAAGTTCCTTTTATTATGCGCGCAACTTCtttaaaaaagagaagaagtaaTCACTTGCTCCAGTTTTTCAGAATAAACATGAATCACTGTTTACAACGGTTTTTAATATAATCAACTGTTTTATAATGCCTTTTAAATCATACGTAGTAACTTATGATTTCTTTAAAtctctaaaaaataattactaaactatttaataTTAGGATTACTTCTCTAATCTATAATTGTCCTAAGGGGATGATGTCTGGTATAATTAAATGGTAAgcaattttcataaaaaaa
Encoded here:
- the LOC114164725 gene encoding uncharacterized protein LOC114164725 isoform X2 yields the protein MVVGSYSPKIQTNLAGKDAIEEGQSQSKLLSQFRPGPVLVGHTRKEEIRILASNPKADIENLEELLQEDNFLLEYGVRTRTVSGVDFEVEGKRYTEKKACSCFSSQFVE
- the LOC114164725 gene encoding uncharacterized protein LOC114164725 isoform X4; the encoded protein is MVVGSYSPKIQTNLAGKDAIEEGQSQSKLLSQFRPGPVLVGHTRKIRILASNPKADIENLEELLQEDNFLLEYGVRTRTVSGVDFEVEGKRYTEKKACSCFSSQFVE
- the LOC114164725 gene encoding uncharacterized protein LOC114164725 isoform X3 — translated: MVVGSYSPKIQTNLAGKDAIEEGQSQSKLLSQFRPGPVLVGHTRKIRILASNPKADIENLEELLQEDNFLLEYGVRRTRTVSGVDFEVEGKRYTEKKACSCFSSQFVE
- the LOC114164725 gene encoding uncharacterized protein LOC114164725 isoform X1 — its product is MVVGSYSPKIQTNLAGKDAIEEGQSQSKLLSQFRPGPVLVGHTRKEEIRILASNPKADIENLEELLQEDNFLLEYGVRRTRTVSGVDFEVEGKRYTEKKACSCFSSQFVE